From the genome of Pseudomonas mohnii:
CGCCGTTTCGAACGCCACACCGTTGAACGAACCGGGGAAATCGGCCATGGCGCCGAAGTCGAGTTTGCCGGCAACCATCTCGTTGGTCAGGGGCGCGCCGCTGGTGAAGTTTTTCCACTCCACGTCGTACTTCGCGTCCTTGTATTGCCCGTCGTGGGGCAGGTATTTGTCGAGCAGGCCCAGTTCGCGGATCAACAGACCGCCAGCGGCGCAGTTGATCGTGGTGTCCTGGGTGCCGATGGCAATGCGGATGGTCTCGGCCGAGGCCGACAAGGTGAATGAAGCCAGTACCAGACCGGCCAATGCTGCACGCAGCGATGTTGGCAAAACCATGGTGAATCCCCTCGAATCATTTATAGGATGTTCGTCTCCGCCACGATCAGGGCGTGGTGGGAAACGAGGGGTGTTTTCAAGCAGCGTCCGGGGGTGGCCGGATGGCTTTGGGGTTGTTTGTACCGGCCTCATCGCGAGCAAGTTTCGTGGGTGCAGACAGAGACACTGTGGGAGCGAGCTTGCTCGCGATGGCGTCCTGTCATTCAGCGCAACAAATAAGGGATGTCTACTTTCACCGCCCCGGTCGGGCAGTCCTTCTCACAGGGCATGCAGTACCAGCATTCATCGAAAGCCATGTAGGCCTTTTGCGTGGCCGGGTTGATGGCCAGCAAGTCCATCGGGCAAACGTCGACGCACACGGTGCAGCCTTTGTGGGCGATGCACAGGTCCTCATCGACGGTGACCGGCGCGTTGGAACGGAAGAAGATTTCCTGGGGTTGATAGGCCATATTCGGTCTCTCTTTTGTTGACGGCATCAAGCCGCATCGGCACCGACCCGCAAGCGGTCGTAGGCCTGCATTTCATCGGCGTCGAGGGGGATGATGTAAGGCTCGACGGCTTTCTTGAAACTGGTCATCAGGCCGTTTTCGTCCTTCTTCAGGTGGCAATGGCAGAACCAGTCGTTGTCGTTGCGTTGCGGGTGATCGACCCGATAGTGGTAAAGCCCCCAGCGACTTTCGGCGCGGAACAACGAGGCCCGGGCGGCCATTTCGGCGCAGTCGCGGATCATGCTGACTTCCATGGCACGCATCAGTTCGTGGGCGTTGTGGGCCTTGATCTGATCAAGGTCGCGCTGGATATCGCTGAAGCGTTGCAGGCCGATTTGCATCTTCTTGGTCACTTTCGGCGGTTGCAGGTAGTCGTTGACGAAGCGCCGCAACTTGTACTCGACCTGGGCCGGTGGCAGGCCGTGTTCGCGGTCCAGTGGCGCGTAGACTCGTTGTTTCTCGGTTTCGATCTGCGCGGCATCCAGCGCCGAAAACTCACGCCCGGCGACGAAATCCGCCGCATTGGTCCCGGCAAACCAGCCGTATGTGAACGCGCCGAGCATGTAGTTGTGCGGCACCGCGGCCATGTCCCCCGCCGAGTACAACCCCTTGACCGAGGTTTCGGCTCGCTCGTTGACCCAGACGCCCGACGCCGAATGCCCGCTGCAAAAACCGATCTCGGAAATGTGCATCTCGACCATTTGCGTGCGGTAGTCGGTGCCGCGATTGGCGTGGAACTGGCCGCGACTCGGGCGTTCGTTGCTGTGCAGGATCTCTTCGATGTTCTGGATGGTTTCCTCGGCCAGGTGATCGAGTTTGAGGAACACCGGGCCGTTGCCGCTTTCCAGTTCCTGGTGGAACTCCCACATCATCTGCCCGCTCCAGTAGTCGCACTCGATGAAGCGTTCGCCCTTGTTGTTGGCGGTGTAGCCGCCCAGCGGGCCGGTGACATAGGCGCAGGCCGGGCCGTTGTAGTCCTTGATCAGCGGGTTGATCTGGAAGCATTCCAGGTTCGCCAGTTCAGCCCCGGCGTGATAGGCCATGGCGTAGCCGTCGCCGGCATTGGTCGGGTTTTCGTAGGTGCCCATCAAATAACCCGAGGACGGCAGTCCCAGACGTCCGGCCGCGCCGCACGCCAGGATCACTGCCTTGGCCTTGATCACATGGAAGTCGGCCGTGCGGCAGTCGAAGCCCATTACCCCGTTGACCGCGCCCTCTTCGTCCTTGAGCAAACGGGTACAGACCAGGCGATTGGTGATGCTCACCCGCGCCCGCTTCAACTGGCGATACAGCACTTTCTTGATGTCGTGCCCTTCCGGCATCGGAAGCACGTAGGCGCCCATGTGGTGGACCTTTTTCACCGCGTAGTCGCCGGTTTCGTCTTTCTCGAACTTCACACCCCAGCGGTCCAGTTGCGAGAGGGTTTCGAAGCTGTGGGTCGCATAGGCGTAGACCGCTGCCTGGTTGACGATGCCGTCGTTGGCGATGGTGATTTCCTTGGTGTACTGCTCCGGCGTCGAGTGGCCGGGGATGATCGCGTTGTTCAGGCCGTCCATGCCCATGCTGATCGCGCCGCTGCGCTTGACGTTGGCCTTGTCGATCAACAGCACCCGCAGATCACGGTTGTGTTCCTTGGCCTTGATCGCCGCCATGGGCCCGGCGGTGCCACCGCCGATCACGACGATGTCGTATTCCTGCTCCAACGTGTTTCGGCTCATGCCTGCTCCCCTTTTTGCCGGTCAATCCGCAGGCGGTACTGGAACGCGTCGCCTCGGTAGTAAAGGTGTTCGAAGTCCAGGGGGCGGCCCTCAGCGTCGTGGGTCAGACGCTCGATGCGCATGATCGGCGAGCCGGGTTCGACGTTCAGCGCCTGGGTCAGGTCGCTGTCGGCCAGCACCGCATCGATGGCCAGATCGGCGTGACCGAGGGCCAGGCCGCAGTCGTTTTCGAGGATCAAAAAGATATCGCGGGTGACCAGGTCTGCTTTTTCCAGGCGCTCGCCGATGGCTTTGGGCAGGTAGGTGATTTCCAGCGAAATCGGCTCGCGATTGATCAACCGTACCCGTTTGATCTGCGCCACGGTTTCACCCTCGGCGACCTGCAAACGCTCGGCCACCAGTTTGTCGGCGGCAATGAACTTGAAACTGCGCAGGCGGTTGATCACCTCGTAGCCGCGACCGGTCATGGACTCGGCGAGGCCTTGCAGGGTGCTGACGTTCTGGAAGGTCTTCGGCTTGGCGACGAAGGTGCCCTTGCCGTGAATCTTGAAAATCAGCCCTTCCTTTTGCAGGTCACCGAGGGCCTGGCGCACGGTGATGCGGCTGACCTTGAACAGCGCGCCGAGCTCGCTTTCCGAAGGCATCTGGCTGTCTTGCGGGTACTGGCCATCGAGGATGCGGGCGCGCAGCACATCCCGCAGCTGGGTGTGCAAGGGAACGCTAGTGAGGGATAGAACGTTATCGGTCATGAAGATCACTTGTCATAACGAGTTATGACGTGATCTTAGAGTTCTAAAGAGAGGGTTGAGAAATACTGTTTGGGAATAAGGTTAGAGCGCACGTTCAACCATGCACTGAAACACCTGTGGCGAGGGAGCAAGCTCCCTCGCCACAATTGCCAGCTCATGGTCTGTCAGCCGATACGCAGTGCACGCAGGTCCAGTCGACCGTCCTTGAGCGGCGGGCACCAGTAATAGCCGCCGGTAATCGGCCGGCTGATGCGGTACAAACCGTCGGTGATGCCGTCTTCCAGGCCGCTCATGCGCCGTAGCTGGACTTCGAAGGCGTCAAGGGAAAAACCGAACGCGAGGAACATCAGGCCAGCGCGGTCACCTTCGATCCACGGCATCGAGCGACGCACGATAAACGCCTCGGGCGCGAAGCTTTCCTGGGCAGTGCGTTTGACGTGGGCGGAGATCGGCGCGTCATCGAGTTCTTCGTTGTCGCTCAGACGTCGGCCCATGATGTGGTCGGTTTCGTGGGAAGGCAGCGCGTGAAAGCCCTTCAAATCGTGCTGCCACTGCTGGATCGCGGCAAAGCTGCCACCGACCGTGCCGTCAGCGCCTTCAGCCACCAGCGCGGCAGCCGCAGCGGCCTCGTCCTGGGGGTTCTCGGTGCCGTCTTCATAGCCGGTCAGGTCGTGGCCCTCGCGATGGCGGAAGCCTTCGGTCATCTGCACCAGGCGCAAGGCCGGCGCCAATGCCGCTTCAAGGGCGTTGCTGCGATTGAGCAGTTCACCACGGTCGACGCCATGCAACCAGCACCACAGCGCGTGTTGGGTCGACGGGTTGTCAACGCCCACGCCGGTCAGCGCAGGAAACACCCGCAGCCCTTCAATGTTGCCGTTCAGAGCCTTGACCAGGGATTCACCAAAGCCGACCACGGCCGACTTGCCGTCCACCAGTCGCAGCAAATTGTCGAGCGCCGCAGGCAGCGCAGCGGCGGATTCGAGGGCGAAGAACATATGGCGAGCTTGAGGCGGAACTGGGGTGGCGAGAATGCCCGGCTGGTAATGACTCATATGAACTCCTTAAGAAAGAGCGCGAAGTTTAACCGCAGCACCGGTCGTTGTGTGCGCTCAGGTCAACGTCGAGATACAAGAACTGCGCAAAGCGGTCTACGCTTGAGGCACAAGATCCAGACCCTCAACCCCTCTACTCTGCCTGTCGCCGCGCGATCGACTCAAAATCCGGGGCATTGAATGTTGAATGTAGTAGCGAGTTCGCTCGCGAAAAACCCATAACCGCCGCGGGGCGTCTGATTTTACGCGTTATCGTTC
Proteins encoded in this window:
- a CDS encoding 4Fe-4S dicluster domain-containing protein, whose translation is MAYQPQEIFFRSNAPVTVDEDLCIAHKGCTVCVDVCPMDLLAINPATQKAYMAFDECWYCMPCEKDCPTGAVKVDIPYLLR
- a CDS encoding fumarate reductase/succinate dehydrogenase flavoprotein subunit, with the translated sequence MSRNTLEQEYDIVVIGGGTAGPMAAIKAKEHNRDLRVLLIDKANVKRSGAISMGMDGLNNAIIPGHSTPEQYTKEITIANDGIVNQAAVYAYATHSFETLSQLDRWGVKFEKDETGDYAVKKVHHMGAYVLPMPEGHDIKKVLYRQLKRARVSITNRLVCTRLLKDEEGAVNGVMGFDCRTADFHVIKAKAVILACGAAGRLGLPSSGYLMGTYENPTNAGDGYAMAYHAGAELANLECFQINPLIKDYNGPACAYVTGPLGGYTANNKGERFIECDYWSGQMMWEFHQELESGNGPVFLKLDHLAEETIQNIEEILHSNERPSRGQFHANRGTDYRTQMVEMHISEIGFCSGHSASGVWVNERAETSVKGLYSAGDMAAVPHNYMLGAFTYGWFAGTNAADFVAGREFSALDAAQIETEKQRVYAPLDREHGLPPAQVEYKLRRFVNDYLQPPKVTKKMQIGLQRFSDIQRDLDQIKAHNAHELMRAMEVSMIRDCAEMAARASLFRAESRWGLYHYRVDHPQRNDNDWFCHCHLKKDENGLMTSFKKAVEPYIIPLDADEMQAYDRLRVGADAA
- a CDS encoding GntR family transcriptional regulator, with protein sequence MTDNVLSLTSVPLHTQLRDVLRARILDGQYPQDSQMPSESELGALFKVSRITVRQALGDLQKEGLIFKIHGKGTFVAKPKTFQNVSTLQGLAESMTGRGYEVINRLRSFKFIAADKLVAERLQVAEGETVAQIKRVRLINREPISLEITYLPKAIGERLEKADLVTRDIFLILENDCGLALGHADLAIDAVLADSDLTQALNVEPGSPIMRIERLTHDAEGRPLDFEHLYYRGDAFQYRLRIDRQKGEQA
- a CDS encoding Dyp-type peroxidase codes for the protein MSHYQPGILATPVPPQARHMFFALESAAALPAALDNLLRLVDGKSAVVGFGESLVKALNGNIEGLRVFPALTGVGVDNPSTQHALWCWLHGVDRGELLNRSNALEAALAPALRLVQMTEGFRHREGHDLTGYEDGTENPQDEAAAAAALVAEGADGTVGGSFAAIQQWQHDLKGFHALPSHETDHIMGRRLSDNEELDDAPISAHVKRTAQESFAPEAFIVRRSMPWIEGDRAGLMFLAFGFSLDAFEVQLRRMSGLEDGITDGLYRISRPITGGYYWCPPLKDGRLDLRALRIG